A DNA window from Peromyscus leucopus breed LL Stock chromosome 3, UCI_PerLeu_2.1, whole genome shotgun sequence contains the following coding sequences:
- the LOC114700129 gene encoding LOW QUALITY PROTEIN: glycerol-3-phosphate dehydrogenase 1-like protein (The sequence of the model RefSeq protein was modified relative to this genomic sequence to represent the inferred CDS: inserted 3 bases in 2 codons) gives MSHHTQVSDRQTGGLQTGQGTGRLDQXQPPGKAQSPQEDTNLEAGAKSLKVCVVGSGNWGSVVSKIIGSNVKNMKKFASTVIMWVFEEMVNGRKLTDIINSDHENIKYLPGHRLPENVVATSSLCQIVQDADLLVFASPHQFIRTICDEIADIVPTKALGLSLIKGIDQGPEGLKLASDIIREKVGIDVSVLMGANIAREVAEEHVCETTIGSKVLXNGLLFKELLKTPKFQITVVEDSDTVELCGALKNIVALGVGFCDSSGNSTKAAVIRLGLMEMIEFARTFGKGQVSTATFLESCGVADLVGTCYGGWNRKVAEAFARTGKTIEELEKEMLNGQKLQGPHTSAQVYHILKHKGLLANFPLFTAVYQICSEGRPVAYMIPCLQNLPEYKRRDQGTGAALPWPSQDHVETRK, from the exons atgagccaccacactcaggtCTCTGACAGGCAGACAGGGGGGCTGCAGACAGGGCAGGGCACCGGCAGGCTAGACCA GCAGCCCCCTGGGAAGGCACAGTCCCCACAGGAGGATACCAACCTGGAAGCAGGGGCAAAGTCCTTGAAAGTGTGCGTCGTGGGCTCAGGGAACTGGGGATCAGTTGTTTCAAAAATCATCGGGAGCAATGTGAAGAACATGAAGAAGTTTGCATCCACGGTCATAATGTGGGTATTCGAAGAAATGGTCAACGGGAGGAAGCTGACAGACATCATTAATAGTGACCACGAAAACATAAAGTACCTGCCTGGACACAGGCTACCAGAGAATGTAGTGGCCACCTCGAGTCTCTGCCAGATTGTGCAGGATGCAGACCTGCTGGTATTTGCTTCCCCACACCAGTTCATTcgaaccatctgtgatgagattgCAGACATAGTCCCCACGAAGGCCCTGGGCCTCAGCTTGATCAAGGGCATAGACCAGGGCCCCGAGGGCCTGAAGCTTGCCTCTGACATCATCCGAGAGAAGGTGGGCATAGACGTCAGTGTGCTGATGGGGGCCAACATAGCCAGAGAGGTGGCCGAAGAGCACGTCTGTGAGACCACCATTGGCAGCAAGGTGC AAAATGGCCTTCTCTTCAAAGAGCTGCTGAAGACCCCCAAATTCCAAATCACTGTGGTGGAAGACTCAGACACAGTGGAGCTGTGTGGGGCTCTAAAGAACATTGTCGCCCTGGGGGTCGGCTTCTGCGACAGTTCTGGAAACAGCACCAAGGCCGCTGTCATCCGCCTGGGCCTCATGGAAATGATCGAGTTTGCCAGGACGTTTGGCAAGGGCCAGGTGTCTACAGCCACTTTTCTGGAGAGCTGTGGGGTGGCTGATCTTGTCGGTACCTGTTATGGGGGATGGAACCGCAAGGTAGCTGAAGCCTTTGCCAGGACCGGAAAGACTATTGAGGAATTGGAGAAGGAGATGCTGAACGGACAAAAGCTGCAGGGACCACATACCTCTGCCCAGGTGTACCACATCCTCAAGCACAAGGGACTGCTGGCCAACTTCCCACTGTTCACAGCCGTGTATCAGATCTGCTCTGAGGGCAGACCAGTTGCATATATGATTCCATGTTTGCAGAACCTCCCAGAGTACAAGCGAAGAGATCAGGGGACTGGTGCGGCTCTACCTTGGCCATCTCAGGATCACGTGGAAACCAGGAAGTAA